Proteins encoded by one window of Lycium barbarum isolate Lr01 chromosome 11, ASM1917538v2, whole genome shotgun sequence:
- the LOC132616834 gene encoding probable LRR receptor-like serine/threonine-protein kinase At1g53420 isoform X6: MVYSSEDAINALLGCSSREMLLPPSCYIGFTSAVTCDCYLEKHKSCRVVHIDFSNRQLEGKIPEEIGGLQYLKTLYLNGNKLRGSIPEPFKNLKKLLYFSLCDNSLEGPIPPFIGEMKSLNSILLCKNFFNQTIPPKLGSLPSLENLDLGHNLFSGKIPDELGNIKSLIRLYLVDNQLSGVLPVKLGDLVNLEELHLQNNEFIGALPPSFKSLKKLTYFDVRGNKLNETIPDIFEQWQDLRILNLMGNSFSAPLPGQISKLKSLTELYISDLVGKSYSFPDLSGMEFLRILTLRNCSIDANIPIWIWKLSSLHYLDLSFNSLFGAIPEAVNPSLNHIFLRRNKLNETIPSWMNASSYVDVSENQFKNVNICPGKKLNPDLNLFACCPNETDEVAKGDQVDFHFKNGTQFCTQFYDHLYINCGGDSVHVNGTDYEADVHPRGQSTFFMSNSSNWGYSSMGSFLWARHNRYTLNETCEIHAGDAQLYRTARLSPISLKYYGFCLKNGEYKVNLHFAEISSRNTKDSHSKAWRLFDVDIQEKNVLRNFNIEREAKGVNMAITEEHITFVNDNRLEIHLYWSGKGSVKYPSVYYGPLIAAITVTLVQSELSKGVLAGISGFALLLLILFIGFSWRFQDKLRREELELVELYPGGLYNFRKIRAATKNFGVDNRFGEGGFGTVYKGTLANGTAIAVKKLSATKEGMYEFVEKSRAIAGMKHPNLATLMGCCAGDNQLLLIYEYIGTNSLEDALFGSDELRERLDWPTRYRICLGLAEGLAFLHGGSKQEIIHGDIKPANIILDDQLNPKIYDFGFARLYHKQKLEGTLSYTAPEVKDHPLEASADVYSFGVVTLILISGRKVTTPRAGGDTEYLVEEAQVKDQRGTLMDLVDNKLLEYDWEEADMVLRLAMKCISSRPFRPTMSTVVKILKKECSIETIKPKLGDSPYRKTKSCLLF; encoded by the exons ATGGTGTATTCTTCAG AGGATGCCATCAACGCTTTGCTTGGGTGTTCTTCTAGGGAAATGCTATTACCCCCAAGTTGTTATATTGGATTTACAAGTGCCGTTACTTGCGATTGTTATCTTGAGAAGCATAAGAGTTGCCGAGTGGTACACAT TGATTTCTCAAATAGACAATTAGAAGGAAAGATCCCCGAGGAGATTGGAGGCCTTCAATATTTAAAAACCCT TTATTTGAATGGAAACAAGTTGCGTGGATCAATTCCTGAACCGTTCAAAAATCTGAAGAAGCTATTGTACTT TTCCCTCTGTGATAACTCATTGGAAGGACCCATTCCACCTTTCATTGGTGAGATGAAATCTTTAAACAGCAT ACTTCTGTGCAAAAACTTCTTCAATCAAACAATTCCTCCAAAATTGGGTTCTCTCCCATCTTTGGAAAATTT AGACTTGGGCCATAATTTGTTCTCAGGGAAAATTCCAGACGAGCTGGGAAATATTAAGAGCCTCATTAGATT GTACCTGGTGGATAATCAACTCTCGGGTGTACTCCCGGTCAAGCTTGGAGATCTTGTGAATCTAGAGGAGCT GCACTTGCAGAACAATGAATTTATTGGTGCCTTGCCGCCGAGCTTCAAGAGTTTAAAGAAACTGACGTACTT CGATGTGCGAGGGAACAAGCTCAATGAAACAATTCCGGATATTTTCGAACAGTGGCAAGATCTGCGTATCTT GAATCTGATGGGGAATAGTTTTTCTGCACCTTTGCCTGGCCAAATCTCAAAGCTGAAGAGTCTAACGGAACT GTATATCAGTGACTTAGTTGGAAAAAGCTACTCATTTCCAGATTTATCTGGAATGGAATTTTTGAGAATTTT GACATTGAGGAATTGCTCAATAGATGCCAACATCCCTATTTGGATATGGAAGCTATCTTCCCTACACTATCT GGACTTGAGTTTCAATAGTTTGTTTGGTGCAATTCCAGAAGCTGTTAACCCCTCGTTAAATCATAT ATTTCTGAGAAGAAATAAGCTCAATGAGACAATTCCATCTTGGATGAATGCTAGTTCATACGT GGATGTTTCTGAAAATCAATTCAAAAATGTAAACATATGCCCCGGAAAGAAGCTAAACCCTGACTT GAATCTGTTTGCGTGTTGCCCCAATGAAACGGATGA GGTTGCAAAGGGGGACCAAGTTGATTTCCATTTTAAGAATGGAACTCAGTTCTGTACTCAGTTCT ATGACCATTTGTATATAAACTGCGGTGGTGATTCTGTCCATGTTAACGGAACTGACTATGAAGCTGATGTACATCCACGTGGTCAATCAACTTTCTTCATGAGTAACAGCTCAAATTGGGGCTATAGTAGTATGGGAAGCTTCTTATGGGCAAGACATAATCGTTACACTCTAAATGAGACCTGCGAAATTCATGCTGGTGATGCCCAATTGTATCGTACAGCACGTTTATCCCCAATCTCCTTGAAATATTATGGATTTTGTTTGAAAAATGGTGAGTACAAAGTGAATCTTCACTTTGCTGAAATATCTAGTAGAAACACCAAAGATTCGCATAGCAAAGCATGGCGACTCTTTGATGTAGATATCCAG GAAAAAAATGTGCTGAGAAACTTCAACATAGAAAGAGAAGCGAAAGGTGTGAATATGGCTATAACAGAGGAACATATCACTTTTGTGAATGACAATAGACTGGAGATTCACTTATACTGGTCTGGAAAAGGGTCTGTCAAATACCCATCAGTGTACTATGGGCCCCTTATAGCTGCAATTACAGTAACTCTAG TTCAATCAGAACTGTCCAAAGGAGTGCTTGCTGGAATTTCAGGATTTGCATTACTTCTTCTAATATTGTTCATAGGTTTTTCCTGGAGATTCCAAGACAAATTACGTCGGGAAG AGCTAGAACTTGTTGAATTGTACCCTGGAGGGCTTTACAACTTTCGGAAAATTAGAGCTGCCACAAAGAATTTTGGTGTTGATAACCGGTTTGGTGAGGGAGGTTTTGGGACTGTCTATAAG GGCACTCTTGCGAATGGGACTGCCATCGCAGTTAAAAAGCTTTCGGCAACAAAAGAAGGAATGTACGAGTTTGTGGAAAAGAGTCGAGCAATTGCTGGCATGAAACATCCAAATCTTGCAACACTAATGGGATGCTGTGCAGGTGACAACCAGCTTCTGCTTATCTATGAGTACATTGGAACTAACTCTCTTGAAGATGCATTATTTG GTTCAGACGAACTTAGAGAAAGACTAGATTGGCCAACAAGGTATAGAATTTGTCTTGGCCTAGCAGAAGGTTTAGCTTTCCTTCACGGGGGGTCCAAACAGGAAATTATACACGGGGATATTAAACCAGCAAACATTATTCTTGATGACCAACTAAATCCGAAGATATATGACTTTGGATTTGCAAGGCTTTATCACAAGCAAAAGTTGGAAGGAACACT GTCATACACAGCGCCTGAAGTTAAAGATCACCCCTTAGAAGCTAGCGCAGATGTGTATAGCTTTGGAGTTGTCACACTTATACTTATCAGTGGAAGGAAAGTCACGACCCCGAGGGCAGGTGGTGACACTGAATACCTCGTGGAGGAG GCACAGGTAAAGGATCAGAGGGGAACTCTAATGGATCTAGTCGATAATAAGCTTCTAGAATATGACTGGGAAGAAGCAGATATGGTTCTAAGATTAGCAATGAAATGCATAAGTTCACGCCCATTCAGACCGACAATGTCTACAGTCGTGAAGATTCTAAAGAAAGAATGCTCAATCGAGACGATTAAGCCAAAGCTGGGTGATTCTCCATACAGAAAAACCAAATCATGTTTGCTTTTCTGA
- the LOC132616834 gene encoding probable LRR receptor-like serine/threonine-protein kinase At1g53420 isoform X9, whose amino-acid sequence MKSLNSILLCKNFFNQTIPPKLGSLPSLENLDLGHNLFSGKIPDELGNIKSLIRLYLVDNQLSGVLPVKLGDLVNLEELHLQNNEFIGALPPSFKSLKKLTYFDVRGNKLNETIPDIFEQWQDLRILNLMGNSFSAPLPGQISKLKSLTELYISDLVGKSYSFPDLSGMEFLRILTLRNCSIDANIPIWIWKLSSLHYLDLSFNSLFGAIPEAVNPSLNHIFLRRNKLNETIPSWMNASSYVDVSENQFKNVNICPGKKLNPDLNLFACCPNETDEVAKGDQVDFHFKNGTQFCTQFYDHLYINCGGDSVHVNGTDYEADVHPRGQSTFFMSNSSNWGYSSMGSFLWARHNRYTLNETCEIHAGDAQLYRTARLSPISLKYYGFCLKNGEYKVNLHFAEISSRNTKDSHSKAWRLFDVDIQEKNVLRNFNIEREAKGVNMAITEEHITFVNDNRLEIHLYWSGKGSVKYPSVYYGPLIAAITVTLVQSELSKGVLAGISGFALLLLILFIGFSWRFQDKLRREELELVELYPGGLYNFRKIRAATKNFGVDNRFGEGGFGTVYKGTLANGTAIAVKKLSATKEGMYEFVEKSRAIAGMKHPNLATLMGCCAGDNQLLLIYEYIGTNSLEDALFGSDELRERLDWPTRYRICLGLAEGLAFLHGGSKQEIIHGDIKPANIILDDQLNPKIYDFGFARLYHKQKLEGTLSYTAPEVKDHPLEASADVYSFGVVTLILISGRKVTTPRAGGDTEYLVEEAQVKDQRGTLMDLVDNKLLEYDWEEADMVLRLAMKCISSRPFRPTMSTVVKILKKECSIETIKPKLGDSPYRKTKSCLLF is encoded by the exons ATGAAATCTTTAAACAGCAT ACTTCTGTGCAAAAACTTCTTCAATCAAACAATTCCTCCAAAATTGGGTTCTCTCCCATCTTTGGAAAATTT AGACTTGGGCCATAATTTGTTCTCAGGGAAAATTCCAGACGAGCTGGGAAATATTAAGAGCCTCATTAGATT GTACCTGGTGGATAATCAACTCTCGGGTGTACTCCCGGTCAAGCTTGGAGATCTTGTGAATCTAGAGGAGCT GCACTTGCAGAACAATGAATTTATTGGTGCCTTGCCGCCGAGCTTCAAGAGTTTAAAGAAACTGACGTACTT CGATGTGCGAGGGAACAAGCTCAATGAAACAATTCCGGATATTTTCGAACAGTGGCAAGATCTGCGTATCTT GAATCTGATGGGGAATAGTTTTTCTGCACCTTTGCCTGGCCAAATCTCAAAGCTGAAGAGTCTAACGGAACT GTATATCAGTGACTTAGTTGGAAAAAGCTACTCATTTCCAGATTTATCTGGAATGGAATTTTTGAGAATTTT GACATTGAGGAATTGCTCAATAGATGCCAACATCCCTATTTGGATATGGAAGCTATCTTCCCTACACTATCT GGACTTGAGTTTCAATAGTTTGTTTGGTGCAATTCCAGAAGCTGTTAACCCCTCGTTAAATCATAT ATTTCTGAGAAGAAATAAGCTCAATGAGACAATTCCATCTTGGATGAATGCTAGTTCATACGT GGATGTTTCTGAAAATCAATTCAAAAATGTAAACATATGCCCCGGAAAGAAGCTAAACCCTGACTT GAATCTGTTTGCGTGTTGCCCCAATGAAACGGATGA GGTTGCAAAGGGGGACCAAGTTGATTTCCATTTTAAGAATGGAACTCAGTTCTGTACTCAGTTCT ATGACCATTTGTATATAAACTGCGGTGGTGATTCTGTCCATGTTAACGGAACTGACTATGAAGCTGATGTACATCCACGTGGTCAATCAACTTTCTTCATGAGTAACAGCTCAAATTGGGGCTATAGTAGTATGGGAAGCTTCTTATGGGCAAGACATAATCGTTACACTCTAAATGAGACCTGCGAAATTCATGCTGGTGATGCCCAATTGTATCGTACAGCACGTTTATCCCCAATCTCCTTGAAATATTATGGATTTTGTTTGAAAAATGGTGAGTACAAAGTGAATCTTCACTTTGCTGAAATATCTAGTAGAAACACCAAAGATTCGCATAGCAAAGCATGGCGACTCTTTGATGTAGATATCCAG GAAAAAAATGTGCTGAGAAACTTCAACATAGAAAGAGAAGCGAAAGGTGTGAATATGGCTATAACAGAGGAACATATCACTTTTGTGAATGACAATAGACTGGAGATTCACTTATACTGGTCTGGAAAAGGGTCTGTCAAATACCCATCAGTGTACTATGGGCCCCTTATAGCTGCAATTACAGTAACTCTAG TTCAATCAGAACTGTCCAAAGGAGTGCTTGCTGGAATTTCAGGATTTGCATTACTTCTTCTAATATTGTTCATAGGTTTTTCCTGGAGATTCCAAGACAAATTACGTCGGGAAG AGCTAGAACTTGTTGAATTGTACCCTGGAGGGCTTTACAACTTTCGGAAAATTAGAGCTGCCACAAAGAATTTTGGTGTTGATAACCGGTTTGGTGAGGGAGGTTTTGGGACTGTCTATAAG GGCACTCTTGCGAATGGGACTGCCATCGCAGTTAAAAAGCTTTCGGCAACAAAAGAAGGAATGTACGAGTTTGTGGAAAAGAGTCGAGCAATTGCTGGCATGAAACATCCAAATCTTGCAACACTAATGGGATGCTGTGCAGGTGACAACCAGCTTCTGCTTATCTATGAGTACATTGGAACTAACTCTCTTGAAGATGCATTATTTG GTTCAGACGAACTTAGAGAAAGACTAGATTGGCCAACAAGGTATAGAATTTGTCTTGGCCTAGCAGAAGGTTTAGCTTTCCTTCACGGGGGGTCCAAACAGGAAATTATACACGGGGATATTAAACCAGCAAACATTATTCTTGATGACCAACTAAATCCGAAGATATATGACTTTGGATTTGCAAGGCTTTATCACAAGCAAAAGTTGGAAGGAACACT GTCATACACAGCGCCTGAAGTTAAAGATCACCCCTTAGAAGCTAGCGCAGATGTGTATAGCTTTGGAGTTGTCACACTTATACTTATCAGTGGAAGGAAAGTCACGACCCCGAGGGCAGGTGGTGACACTGAATACCTCGTGGAGGAG GCACAGGTAAAGGATCAGAGGGGAACTCTAATGGATCTAGTCGATAATAAGCTTCTAGAATATGACTGGGAAGAAGCAGATATGGTTCTAAGATTAGCAATGAAATGCATAAGTTCACGCCCATTCAGACCGACAATGTCTACAGTCGTGAAGATTCTAAAGAAAGAATGCTCAATCGAGACGATTAAGCCAAAGCTGGGTGATTCTCCATACAGAAAAACCAAATCATGTTTGCTTTTCTGA
- the LOC132616834 gene encoding probable LRR receptor-like serine/threonine-protein kinase At1g53420 isoform X8: MHPKKYTYLNGNKLRGSIPEPFKNLKKLLYFSLCDNSLEGPIPPFIGEMKSLNSILLCKNFFNQTIPPKLGSLPSLENLDLGHNLFSGKIPDELGNIKSLIRLYLVDNQLSGVLPVKLGDLVNLEELHLQNNEFIGALPPSFKSLKKLTYFDVRGNKLNETIPDIFEQWQDLRILNLMGNSFSAPLPGQISKLKSLTELYISDLVGKSYSFPDLSGMEFLRILTLRNCSIDANIPIWIWKLSSLHYLDLSFNSLFGAIPEAVNPSLNHIFLRRNKLNETIPSWMNASSYVDVSENQFKNVNICPGKKLNPDLNLFACCPNETDEVAKGDQVDFHFKNGTQFCTQFYDHLYINCGGDSVHVNGTDYEADVHPRGQSTFFMSNSSNWGYSSMGSFLWARHNRYTLNETCEIHAGDAQLYRTARLSPISLKYYGFCLKNGEYKVNLHFAEISSRNTKDSHSKAWRLFDVDIQEKNVLRNFNIEREAKGVNMAITEEHITFVNDNRLEIHLYWSGKGSVKYPSVYYGPLIAAITVTLVQSELSKGVLAGISGFALLLLILFIGFSWRFQDKLRREELELVELYPGGLYNFRKIRAATKNFGVDNRFGEGGFGTVYKGTLANGTAIAVKKLSATKEGMYEFVEKSRAIAGMKHPNLATLMGCCAGDNQLLLIYEYIGTNSLEDALFGSDELRERLDWPTRYRICLGLAEGLAFLHGGSKQEIIHGDIKPANIILDDQLNPKIYDFGFARLYHKQKLEGTLSYTAPEVKDHPLEASADVYSFGVVTLILISGRKVTTPRAGGDTEYLVEEAQVKDQRGTLMDLVDNKLLEYDWEEADMVLRLAMKCISSRPFRPTMSTVVKILKKECSIETIKPKLGDSPYRKTKSCLLF, from the exons ATGCATCCCAAGAAATATAC TTATTTGAATGGAAACAAGTTGCGTGGATCAATTCCTGAACCGTTCAAAAATCTGAAGAAGCTATTGTACTT TTCCCTCTGTGATAACTCATTGGAAGGACCCATTCCACCTTTCATTGGTGAGATGAAATCTTTAAACAGCAT ACTTCTGTGCAAAAACTTCTTCAATCAAACAATTCCTCCAAAATTGGGTTCTCTCCCATCTTTGGAAAATTT AGACTTGGGCCATAATTTGTTCTCAGGGAAAATTCCAGACGAGCTGGGAAATATTAAGAGCCTCATTAGATT GTACCTGGTGGATAATCAACTCTCGGGTGTACTCCCGGTCAAGCTTGGAGATCTTGTGAATCTAGAGGAGCT GCACTTGCAGAACAATGAATTTATTGGTGCCTTGCCGCCGAGCTTCAAGAGTTTAAAGAAACTGACGTACTT CGATGTGCGAGGGAACAAGCTCAATGAAACAATTCCGGATATTTTCGAACAGTGGCAAGATCTGCGTATCTT GAATCTGATGGGGAATAGTTTTTCTGCACCTTTGCCTGGCCAAATCTCAAAGCTGAAGAGTCTAACGGAACT GTATATCAGTGACTTAGTTGGAAAAAGCTACTCATTTCCAGATTTATCTGGAATGGAATTTTTGAGAATTTT GACATTGAGGAATTGCTCAATAGATGCCAACATCCCTATTTGGATATGGAAGCTATCTTCCCTACACTATCT GGACTTGAGTTTCAATAGTTTGTTTGGTGCAATTCCAGAAGCTGTTAACCCCTCGTTAAATCATAT ATTTCTGAGAAGAAATAAGCTCAATGAGACAATTCCATCTTGGATGAATGCTAGTTCATACGT GGATGTTTCTGAAAATCAATTCAAAAATGTAAACATATGCCCCGGAAAGAAGCTAAACCCTGACTT GAATCTGTTTGCGTGTTGCCCCAATGAAACGGATGA GGTTGCAAAGGGGGACCAAGTTGATTTCCATTTTAAGAATGGAACTCAGTTCTGTACTCAGTTCT ATGACCATTTGTATATAAACTGCGGTGGTGATTCTGTCCATGTTAACGGAACTGACTATGAAGCTGATGTACATCCACGTGGTCAATCAACTTTCTTCATGAGTAACAGCTCAAATTGGGGCTATAGTAGTATGGGAAGCTTCTTATGGGCAAGACATAATCGTTACACTCTAAATGAGACCTGCGAAATTCATGCTGGTGATGCCCAATTGTATCGTACAGCACGTTTATCCCCAATCTCCTTGAAATATTATGGATTTTGTTTGAAAAATGGTGAGTACAAAGTGAATCTTCACTTTGCTGAAATATCTAGTAGAAACACCAAAGATTCGCATAGCAAAGCATGGCGACTCTTTGATGTAGATATCCAG GAAAAAAATGTGCTGAGAAACTTCAACATAGAAAGAGAAGCGAAAGGTGTGAATATGGCTATAACAGAGGAACATATCACTTTTGTGAATGACAATAGACTGGAGATTCACTTATACTGGTCTGGAAAAGGGTCTGTCAAATACCCATCAGTGTACTATGGGCCCCTTATAGCTGCAATTACAGTAACTCTAG TTCAATCAGAACTGTCCAAAGGAGTGCTTGCTGGAATTTCAGGATTTGCATTACTTCTTCTAATATTGTTCATAGGTTTTTCCTGGAGATTCCAAGACAAATTACGTCGGGAAG AGCTAGAACTTGTTGAATTGTACCCTGGAGGGCTTTACAACTTTCGGAAAATTAGAGCTGCCACAAAGAATTTTGGTGTTGATAACCGGTTTGGTGAGGGAGGTTTTGGGACTGTCTATAAG GGCACTCTTGCGAATGGGACTGCCATCGCAGTTAAAAAGCTTTCGGCAACAAAAGAAGGAATGTACGAGTTTGTGGAAAAGAGTCGAGCAATTGCTGGCATGAAACATCCAAATCTTGCAACACTAATGGGATGCTGTGCAGGTGACAACCAGCTTCTGCTTATCTATGAGTACATTGGAACTAACTCTCTTGAAGATGCATTATTTG GTTCAGACGAACTTAGAGAAAGACTAGATTGGCCAACAAGGTATAGAATTTGTCTTGGCCTAGCAGAAGGTTTAGCTTTCCTTCACGGGGGGTCCAAACAGGAAATTATACACGGGGATATTAAACCAGCAAACATTATTCTTGATGACCAACTAAATCCGAAGATATATGACTTTGGATTTGCAAGGCTTTATCACAAGCAAAAGTTGGAAGGAACACT GTCATACACAGCGCCTGAAGTTAAAGATCACCCCTTAGAAGCTAGCGCAGATGTGTATAGCTTTGGAGTTGTCACACTTATACTTATCAGTGGAAGGAAAGTCACGACCCCGAGGGCAGGTGGTGACACTGAATACCTCGTGGAGGAG GCACAGGTAAAGGATCAGAGGGGAACTCTAATGGATCTAGTCGATAATAAGCTTCTAGAATATGACTGGGAAGAAGCAGATATGGTTCTAAGATTAGCAATGAAATGCATAAGTTCACGCCCATTCAGACCGACAATGTCTACAGTCGTGAAGATTCTAAAGAAAGAATGCTCAATCGAGACGATTAAGCCAAAGCTGGGTGATTCTCCATACAGAAAAACCAAATCATGTTTGCTTTTCTGA